The segment CTACTGACCGACACTGCTTGCAAGACCTCTTCCCGTGGTCGGTGTTTGTTCTGGAGTATCCTGGTCGTCGCCGCAACTAGACGAGTTAAAGGTGCGACTAGATAGGCTAGGATTAGGTGGGGACGTGCTCTGTTGGGTGCCTAGGTGGAGGTCACAGCGAACTTCTCTCCCTGAGATGGCCTAATCGAAGACCTACAGAACCTCATTGATGATCGGGAGCAGAACATCGACCTTAGGGAGACCCTACAATAGTGTCAACCATGAAAATCTAACTCATAAAAAGGCTCAAGGGCGGGAATTTTAGAAATACGAAACTTGCCCTTCTGAGTTGTGCTCTCTCCGACGGGGTGGGATCACACAGCTGAAGTGCACTGGTCGGAGGACCATCTTTCCTTGTGGCAGCTCACATCAGGTTTCGAACCCACGAGTCGACGGTATCATCATTAAGGTATGGACAAATTAGGAGATGTAAGAAGTCGAACACCTATCTAAAGAGGTGAGACCAAGGAAACAACGGCAGGGTTACCTATGAAACTCTCCTGGGTGACATCGTTTGGCTCAGAATACAGAAACACCGGGTGTGCTCACCTCCGTAAGGGGCATAAGTGGCGCTTTGAAGTCACAGACGACATCCGACCCCGTCAGCCCAGCCTCTCGGAGCTAGCCAACTCACTTGGCCAGGGTCAGTAGCTCCAGTGTAGTCGTGGGCAAACTCCCCCAGTTGTTTGTGACCTGCGCTGGCGCGCTTGGCACTcggaggttgtccaaggagttATTCGCCGCAAGGTAGAACCACTCCTTCCTCCAGCCTGATTGCGACGACTTGAGGTCCACCTCAATGTAGGAGTCCGCGGAGCCATCGCGGAGGCGGAACCCGCAACTTCAGGTGGCCGGCCCAGTCACTGACCGCAAGTGTAGAAGAACCGAAAGAGATCAACGCATGACTTGACCCCGATGAAGTTCTCACACAAATGAGCAAATATGCTCAGCATAAGATGGAGTTGCGGCTGAGATGGAGGTGGTAGATgtcgtagaaggagatgacggtggtgaaaaACTCGGAGAAGGGCGGCACGTGGCCGGCCAAGAAGAATGAGACGAACATGACGATCTCCCCCGGGCTGGGAGTAGGCGTTCCCTCCCTGGAGTGGTACCTTGAGTCAGGTGGCGTCGTGCATCTATCGCAACCTTATCGCGtcgcacttggacttggggaaggcGGGCTCGTTGCCGGTGCGCGTCATTGGACGACGGTGGAAGATGCTGCGAGGGCAAGAACGAAGACGAAGACGAAGGGTTCTGAGCGCGAAAGCTTAGAGGCTAAGGGGTCGATGAAAGGATTCATGGGGAACCATAGGCTTTCCTATTTAAAGGGCTGTCATGGTATCTCAACCACCACGGGGTTCGATCCGCTCGAAATTTGAAAGGCCGCGCGTGGGGAACCGAAATTCCCTCAGATTTGACAGCAGTTAATGTTTCTTTGTCccacgttctctctctctccagacaTTTAACATCTCATCAGGATGCGGTTTCCTGAGTCGACCACAAAAGCGGGTTGCATCAACGACCACTCCCTAGGGCGAACATGCGTTCATCTGGGATCCAAGTGGCACGATTAGGTCCGACCATGACCGCTCGTCGCGTAGCGACCACAGTCTACTACGGCAAACCACTCAGTCTGCCCCATTCGCGATGAagcttaggggctactgtcggtgtaatagATAAGGGGGTGCCCTATAAGGTGGGCCTCACACCGTCAAATGTCAGCCAATAGTAGATATTTTTAAGACCATATGACTCATCGCGTGACCAGGGTGGGGCTCATGCGACCAGCCTTTGCTGGTCACAGGACAGATATTCACCTAACCTGTCAGGACGCATTTAATGTTATCTactaagtgttttccttccccaatcACTCTTTTTCGGCAAGCGAGGTCATGGGCAGGCGTGGTGGAGCAgtgacccgtcccgtagcatttaatgttgCGATGGCCTGGTCGGTGAGCGTGACGACATTCAGTGATGAGACAGGATGTGCAGGACGACCAGAGCAAAGCAGTCATGCCTACCCGACATTATGATAGGGTAGGGGTAGTTGACTTCATCAGGGATAGGTCTGCCGTGGCGTTTGGCACAGTCTGTTTgtatatattctttttttctctgcTATATAAAGGGGAAAGGGGAGTCCGAGAAGAGGGACGGAGATCACTCTGTAACAAGTTTAtccaatccataagaaaatacactgGACGTAAGGCTATTATCCTACAGAAGGTCTGAATCTAGATAAATTCTTGTGTTTTTTTAGTTCGTTTGATATATACTACCAGAAACGTAGATTAACACCCCTGACATTTTCTTTTGAGTATCGACATGGCATAACTATCtttttgtgatatttttatGTTTGCATCTGCAGAAGTATGCAAAACATGTCGGGTTGAAAAGGGACTTTCGACTGGTTGTCAGGGGTGCTGCTCGAAAGATGGCAGCAATACTGAAGGGCTCCTGTAATGCTGCAATCCTGACTTCTTCCAGTTTACTATTTGTCCCTTTTCCTTAACAAGGTTTTAgtttacttcactaaaaaaaatgtAGGGAGCAACAGGAAATAATCATATTAATTTTTCTTTATCACTCAAGCTTTAACGAGCTGCTGTACATTACCCATCTCTCAGGTTCCAAAATTTGAAGAGTGGTGTTGTTGCACTTTGTGAACAAGAATTGATTTTAGACTTAACTAATATAAAACTACATCCGTGGTGACAAATGTCTGCAAACTTTAATAATGTTGCACTTAATAGCTTTTCCTCATGTTCAAATTATGGTTTTGAAGTTAATGTTATTGAAGTTAATGTTATCAAATAGAGTTTACACGGGTGGAGTAACATTTTTTGTGATAGCACTTGAGGGCTGCTTCTGAAACAAGATGTGTGACTGTTGCTTGCCCTTGCAGTTAATGAGGCGCTTATTATTAAAAGTTTGACGCACAAAGAGATCAATGCGGTGATCAAGGTAACAGATTTGCATATTGTTTCATTGAGCTGAGTTTGTGATAGGAACTATATTTTACTTAGCTATGACTCATGGAAGGTCAAGCTTGCTTCTATTGAACACGGGACAACTTCTTTTACTTGCAGGAACTTCCAAATCCTGCCTACCTTTTTCAAGGTATAGTCCTAAGAAGAGGTGCTAAAGGAACTGGTATGAAGTCAATAGAATGGTGAGTTATTGTTGACACCGTGACACGTATGGTTTTACAGTTGATCCTGGCTACACAGAATGGTGAGTTAATGCAATGCATGGTTACAATACTAGGTATTTCTAGACCGACATGGCAGTTGgccattgttcttttgtttaaATAATATCTGCCCACTCCATTATTTTAGGACACGGTACTTCTGAGCCCCTAGCAAAGGGCACAATCCACTGCAAGGACGGGCTTATTATCAACTTCTGGAGTGCCTTGGAGTAACCCTCAACCATGTTCTCATTCTGATCTAATAGGTTTATCTtgatgtaaatgataattacctGTATGCAGGTTATTCGAATTCATTCCCCCATGAGAGCACAAAGGGTGGAAGATTGGTCAGATATACCAAGCAGGGAAGATATCAGAAGAGCACATGCTGCAGCatttcattttaaaaaaagCATGAAACTGGCCAGCCAGATGAACTGGGACCATTTAGCAATTTGCAAGGTATGGGGAACAGTTGACCCTGACTACGGACCAGTATCAGGAACTTCAGATATGAGTGAAACCAGTAGGAATTCAAACTATAGCAAGTGGGAATTGCTCTCATTTGAGAGGCTAAGAAGTGAGGCTCAGGAACACCATAACCAAATGGGTGGCGTATCTCTATACAAGATGGACGGAAACAAGTTAGATGATCTTGCCTGCGTGCGGCACCTAAGCTGGACTGAAGATAGCATTTGATCCTTGTAGGATTTGGATTTATTTCATGGCAGTATGGAAAGGATGCTACATACATGAGCTACATCGCCTGTTGAATCTGCACACTGCGCCGTATCCACTTGTAAAAATCACAGGAGGCATCAGATCCAAAGCACGATTAGGTTTTTATCGTACCTGGAACAGAAAAACATTCTTTTATTGGTTGCTAAGCTAGTCCTAAGGACAGCAGCTTAAGCTATCAAGAGGATGTCATGTGGACACTACATTAGAGTTTTCACTCTTAAGATAGATGCAACTAGATGCTGAAGGAGCATACCATTTCTCACTTCTGAAGTGCAGTTTTGTTGCTGCGCCTGTGGACTAGCGGTCTCTCAATTCCAAATTACTGAAGGAAAAAAGTGGCTCAAATACCGTGAAGCTTGCAAtgctgtctctctctctctctctctctctctctctctctctcgcagcTCCACAAAATTCGCCCAAAACCATTACAGCATTGCTCGAACGTGAATTTCTCGGTAACGAGGTATGACATGACAAATCTGATGCAGAAGCATAAAAGACTAGGTGCCTccccaaaaataaaaattaacacaTCTGCATCGGGGACTTCTGGAGGGTTGAGGCCACGGATCATTTGGGCTGTTCACCAAAACAAGAAATAGCTTCAGGTATGTATGCACGTGAAAATTTTAgcatacatgttttttttttacaccaAAAACATCAGTTCGGCAGAACAAACTGAGCGTCGTACTACAATAACGGATAGCAGGAAACTTTGCTGTTCCAATCATATTCATCTCGATTCACATGCTATGAAGTTGACATAACCGTTATTTATACTAGAAAACATCTGTATCCAGGAAGAAATTTTTACAAAGATGAAACAGGAGATAAAATCAACTTCTTAGGCCCGGCCACCCCTTTATCAAACCAATACATCGAATCATAATTCGATTTTCTGGAGTCATTTATGCAATGGTTGAGAAGATGACACCATCGTGTTACTGTGCATTTCAACTGTCGCCTGCTGATACAACCTGGAAATAACAATACTGACATCCGTTAGTTTGATCCAACCAAGATTCTAAGAGAAGATCTGTGTGGTACCTTCGAGGATGAAGAATGGGCATGTGTAGGCCTTCTTTCTGAAAGGCTTATATGTCCTAATTTGAACCAGACGTCGTAACGCAAGGGGTGGAAGAGTTGCTGGCACTTGTAGCAGTAGTACTAGCAGTAGTAGTAGAGTTGCTCTCTGTAACCCTCTCATTGCTTGAGTCTGTAGATGGACCAACTTCAGCAGTGGATGTTGTAGGGCTATCACCTGTTCTGCTACTGCCTCTAGTTTCCAAACGCTCCATCATCCTTGACACGGACGCAATTCCAGCATTAACTTCTCTTCTCACTTCAGAACCAAGATCCGCCACCGATGGGTTACGTGAAAAGAGTCTCTCCTTCCACCCTCGAGTACTTTTTGTAATAGATTCTTTGTACCTGAAATTGTACAAAAGGAGAAGCTTTAGAATGATTATTCATTATGTTGGAAGGCTTAAGGCAAAGTAATTATCCATACTTCATAGAAACAGCATTTAAGCGGGACTTCAAAGTGTCTGAGAAAGATTGCATATCCGATGGTCCAGCCCTGTCTGGAGTTGACTGTCCAGTAGAGTGTCTCCTGAAAAATCAGAATCATCATTTAGTTTGATCACCACAAAAACTAACATGAGAATCTAGTACCTGAATATAGACAGAGTACCTGTTAAAAAACCTAGGACTGGATACAGGAGTACTATTTCCAGAAGAAACAACAGCATCTTGTTCAGCATCATAGGTAAGCATCCCGGGACTTTGGTTACCTGCTTCTCCACTGCGATTAGCTCGTGGAGAAGACTCATTGGCTCTAGGGGTCACAGGATTTGATTCGTCATCCCCCTCTCCATGAGCAGAAGATGAGGAAATTGCGCCAGCAGAAGGCGTGTTTGGATGTGCAGAGAAAACCAGGAACTGTGGACGACCATGAGAACCAGATCGGCCCCTGTGCCCCTCTCTTCTTCCAAGGTGGTGAGCCCTTCccattgcagcagcagcagctagatGCTGTAGTATACGCTCTTCAAGTTCAGCATCATTACCAACAACAGGTAACTGCACAAGTATATCTCGCTAGTCAGGACAACTTAAAAAGAATGCCTAACCGCCAAATTAGAAGAAATGTATCATAAATTAGTTTTGTAACACATACATGCTGCAACTCAAAATCCCCAAGAGCAGGATGATGAAATATAGTTGCATTTCGAGTATGGTTGGTTCTTATATTCCTCTCGCGCTCTACTGCCTCAAGCAGCTCTTGACTGAGATGTCAGTGGGCTTGAAGTTAGTACCATTCTACACATCAAAATGGCATGCATCATACAAGAACATGTTTCAACAGAACTTGCCTGGTAGGATCCTTCATGCTAATAGACTGCCAACACATTGGGCATTGTGAACTTCTCTGACACCTATGCAAAAATCCCATCGATCATTAGCATGAAAAGTATTTTGAACATGAAACAAATGGGCCAACTAATGATACAGCAGTTCTTCTACATTCGATAGAATCAGAATATCCTAGTGGAACTTTCCACATTAAATAGTGTCCTAGTTGGAAAATGAGTTCTGGACAAATTTTCTCGTAACTTCAAGCAAAGGTTCACATCACCACTAGTCATAATTCATAAGATATGATCCCTGAAAGTGTCACACACCTTGTATTATAGTTAAAGGGTACACTTGGTACTGTAATATGACATGCTAAATATAATTTAAAACCAATTACTAAAAGTAGAGTCCTTGAACTGTGAAAAGTTGACACATATGTGTTTACTATTTAGGAACAGGAAGACCTCAACTCAATTAAAGACATGATTTTAGAAGCAACAAATGAACAATTGGTCTTAAGACAGCCCACGAACTCAAGCTGGCATACTCAGCAACTCCAAACTGAGAAATAGAACCAAAAGTATACAAGGAGAAAAAGAATTCAGGGTCGCCCAAGGTCATCCTACATGCATGTCTCAAATTCGGTGCCCTTGcacatataaaatatttttacaagatGGAAAAGAGTGAAATCTAGTTTATAGATTCTAGCAGCAGTTGCAGAGCTAGATGGAAAAATATGGGAGGGCCAGCAGATTGCAACTGATATTTATAATTCTAGGCACTTTGAAATGTGTTTGTTGAGTATATGATGTTATCTAAATTTGCCAGGAAACTATCTAGCAGAAAGACGACAAGGGCCAAATTTAGGAAACTGAAACTTTAAGTGCAGAATCAGCCATACTAAACCAATTGCCCCAATTTTCAGTATCAGTCACAATAAGCTATTACAGTCTAAACAAAGGCAATTGATATGTATAGTTGCAAAGGAAAGTTCTTTAAGACATGAAGATTTTTCAATGTTCAAAATGTTCCCCATACAgataaaaattaaattcatGAGCCCAGATGAATTACTGATGAAACTAGGTACATTGCATGTTCACAGTGGAAATATACAAAAAGATTGCTACAGTTGAGATGAATATACTAGAGCTAGTACCATACCATTCCAGAATGCATTGAAGATGGAACTCATGTTTGCAACCGGTCAACTAGAACAGAAAGCAAGCATAAAAAAATGGTTAAAGAATTTCATCTATAAGCACAATAGCGTAACTAAAGAAATGTCATCTTACCGCAGAAGGGTCACTCTCACAGAAAGCCTCAAGGCAAATGCTACATGCATCATCGCATGCATCCTGAATGCCACCCTCCACAAAGGCAGCAGGTGATGTCAAACTCTCCATCTTAGCTTTCTCATCAGTTTCAGATGCCATTGCAAAGTAATCACAGTCCTTCTGTAAAATATCCAAAAAATGAGCTCAGAATCAACAATTTAATTGGTCATAGCCTAATAGTGAGTTGAGACGAAAAACAACATGTTCAGTTATTCATTATTATGCCTTAAGAAACCAGCAAGATCATAACAGGATTCACAAAAACTTACATATTAAAGACATCTAATTATATCTTCTGTACAAATTGTACCTATCCACTGACGAGACACTATAACAGGTACAACACTATACAGTATAATATCAATCCAAACAATCTTACATAAGCATATAATAAGATCATTTTGCAGGACAAGAACATCTTATCTTCGATTTCCCATTTCAATCCAACAGGCTCCATGCAATTAAAACAAAATGCATAGCCAA is part of the Phragmites australis chromosome 12, lpPhrAust1.1, whole genome shotgun sequence genome and harbors:
- the LOC133886678 gene encoding E3 ubiquitin-protein ligase RHF2A-like, with product MGRAHHLGRREGHRGRSGSHGRPQFLVFSAHPNTPSAGAISSSSAHGEGDDESNPVTPRANESSPRANRSGEAGNQSPGMLTYDAEQDAVVSSGNSTPVSSPRFFNRRHSTGQSTPDRAGPSDMQSFSDTLKSRLNAVSMKYKESITKSTRGWKERLFSRNPSVADLGSEVRREVNAGIASVSRMMERLETRGSSRTGDSPTTSTAEVGPSTDSSNERVTESNSTTTASTTATSASNSSTPCVTTSGSN